The proteins below are encoded in one region of Sideroxydans lithotrophicus ES-1:
- a CDS encoding DUF3683 domain-containing protein, protein MTARLREIPYNYTSFSDREIVLRILGSEAWDIIDTLREERRTGRSARMLYEVLGDIWVLMRNPYLEDDLLANRKRREALIGALRHRLNAIEARRQENTKVKRLLDLTHTAVDQFAAEFEHTLQLRKRALRSLSRITRRDNIQFDGLARVSHVTDATDWRVEYPFVVLNPDTEDEIAPLVRACIELGLTLIPRGGGTGYTGGAIPLTRYSAVINTEKLDKLSPIEYLTLPGLSTPYATIHCGAGVVTRRVMEAAEAGKLVFAVDPTSADASCIGGNVAMNAGGKKAVLWGTALDNLVSWKMVTPDGLWMFVERLDHNLGKIHDVPAARFRVSRFEADGRTPRGEPEILTIAGSAFRKTGLGKDVTDKFLSGLPGIQKEGCDGIITSARFILHREHQFTRTVCLEFFGQVHEAVPAIVEITSMFNNRGASAAPALLAGLEHLDERYLKAVGYATKSKRGTRPKMVLVADVVSDDERAAGEAASEIVRLANLRHGEGFIAVSAEARKKFWLDRARTAAIAKHTNAFKINEDVVIPLPRMGDYCDGVERINIELSLGNKIKLLDALDEFFTGELPLRYQDDAQLGDEELLGNRPQAARQLLAEVRSRWTWLLENLDASVDSTEFQVLNAEWAAQHSAPSTQHSTVFQALQDHRMRASWKRELRDPLRHIFSGSTYLPILEQCDATHQRVLKSRVFVALHMHAGDGNVHTNIPVNSDDYAMLQQAYGAVDRIMKLAKDLGGVISGEHGIGITKFDFLEQQEVAPFVAYKQKVDPDGHFNKGKLLPGSNLEHAYTPSFNLMELESLILEKSELGEISDSIKDCLRCGKCKPVCTTHVPRANLLYSPRNKILATSLLIEAFLYEEQTRRGVSIAHFDEFNDVADHCTVCHKCLKPCPVDIDFGDVSVAMRNFLRKQGQKKFSPVTATSMLYLNSTDPVTIKLLRKVMIEWSYKAQRFGYRIAKHLGLFRQQVAHPPASVGKPPIQAKVIHFINKPMPGGLPKKTSRALLDIEDNTIVPVIRNPHKVNEESEAVFYFPGCGSERLFGQVGLATQAMLYEIGAITVLPPGYLCCGYPQTAAGFEDKGSQITTDNRVLFHRVANTLNYLDIKTVIVSCGTCMDQLLKYQFEKIFPGCRLLDIHEYLLEKGVKLQGVQGTRYMYHDPCHSPMKTYQPLKVVNELMAMPVALNDRCCGEAGTFGLSVPQIATQVRFRKEEEVRKGADALRADGFQGEVKILTSCPACQQGLSRYTDDAGTTTDYIVVEMAKHLLGSSWLEDYVAKANDGGIERVLL, encoded by the coding sequence ATGACTGCACGTTTGCGCGAAATCCCCTACAACTACACCTCTTTCTCCGATCGCGAGATCGTGCTGCGCATTCTGGGCAGCGAGGCGTGGGACATCATCGACACCCTGCGTGAGGAACGCCGCACCGGCCGCTCGGCAAGGATGCTGTACGAAGTGCTCGGCGACATCTGGGTGCTCATGCGCAACCCTTATCTGGAAGACGACCTGCTCGCCAACCGCAAGCGTCGCGAAGCGCTGATCGGGGCGCTGCGCCACCGCCTGAACGCCATCGAAGCGCGGCGCCAGGAGAATACCAAGGTCAAGCGCCTGCTCGACCTCACCCACACGGCAGTCGACCAGTTCGCGGCCGAATTCGAGCATACCCTGCAATTGCGCAAACGCGCATTGCGCAGCTTGAGCCGCATCACCCGCAGGGACAATATCCAGTTCGACGGCCTGGCGCGCGTCTCGCATGTGACCGATGCCACCGACTGGCGCGTGGAATATCCTTTCGTGGTGCTGAACCCGGACACCGAAGATGAGATCGCGCCACTGGTGCGTGCCTGCATCGAGCTCGGCCTGACGCTGATCCCGCGCGGCGGCGGCACCGGCTATACCGGCGGCGCGATCCCGCTCACCAGATACTCCGCCGTCATCAATACCGAGAAGCTGGACAAGCTTTCCCCGATCGAATATCTGACGCTGCCCGGCCTGAGCACCCCGTATGCCACCATCCACTGCGGCGCCGGCGTAGTTACTCGCCGCGTGATGGAGGCGGCGGAAGCCGGCAAGCTGGTGTTCGCGGTCGACCCGACCTCGGCCGATGCCTCGTGCATCGGCGGCAACGTGGCGATGAATGCAGGCGGCAAGAAGGCTGTGCTGTGGGGTACGGCGCTGGACAACCTGGTCTCGTGGAAAATGGTCACCCCGGACGGATTGTGGATGTTCGTCGAACGGCTCGACCACAATCTCGGCAAGATCCATGACGTACCAGCCGCCCGTTTCCGCGTCTCCCGTTTCGAGGCGGACGGCAGGACACCGCGCGGCGAACCGGAGATACTGACCATCGCCGGCAGCGCTTTCCGCAAGACCGGCCTGGGCAAGGACGTCACCGACAAATTCCTTTCCGGCCTGCCGGGCATCCAGAAAGAGGGCTGCGACGGCATCATCACTTCGGCCCGCTTCATCCTGCACCGCGAACACCAGTTCACGCGCACCGTCTGCCTGGAATTCTTCGGCCAGGTGCACGAGGCGGTGCCTGCCATCGTCGAGATCACCTCGATGTTCAACAACCGCGGCGCGTCTGCCGCGCCGGCCCTGCTGGCGGGTCTGGAACATCTGGACGAGCGCTATCTGAAGGCAGTGGGTTATGCCACCAAATCGAAGCGCGGCACGCGCCCGAAGATGGTGCTGGTCGCCGACGTGGTGAGCGACGACGAGCGTGCGGCAGGCGAAGCGGCGTCCGAGATCGTGCGCCTGGCCAACCTGCGCCACGGCGAGGGTTTCATCGCCGTGTCCGCCGAAGCGCGCAAGAAGTTCTGGCTGGACCGCGCCCGCACCGCCGCCATCGCGAAACACACCAATGCCTTCAAGATCAACGAGGACGTGGTGATCCCGCTACCGCGCATGGGCGATTACTGCGACGGCGTGGAGCGCATCAACATCGAACTGTCGCTCGGCAACAAGATCAAGCTGCTGGACGCGCTGGACGAGTTCTTCACCGGCGAACTGCCGCTGCGCTACCAGGACGATGCGCAACTGGGCGATGAGGAACTGCTGGGCAACCGCCCGCAGGCAGCACGCCAGTTGCTTGCCGAAGTGCGTAGCCGCTGGACATGGCTGCTGGAAAATCTCGACGCGAGCGTCGACAGTACTGAGTTCCAAGTGCTGAACGCCGAGTGGGCGGCTCAGCACTCAGCACCCAGCACCCAGCACTCGACCGTCTTCCAAGCCCTGCAGGATCACCGCATGCGCGCCTCATGGAAGCGCGAGCTGCGCGATCCGTTGCGCCATATCTTCAGCGGCAGCACCTACCTGCCCATCCTCGAACAATGCGACGCCACCCACCAGCGCGTGCTGAAGAGCCGCGTGTTCGTGGCGCTGCATATGCACGCGGGCGACGGCAACGTGCACACCAACATCCCGGTGAACTCGGATGACTACGCCATGCTGCAACAGGCCTATGGCGCCGTGGACCGCATCATGAAACTGGCGAAGGACCTGGGCGGCGTGATCTCGGGCGAGCATGGCATCGGCATCACCAAATTCGATTTCCTCGAACAGCAGGAGGTGGCGCCCTTCGTCGCCTACAAGCAGAAGGTCGATCCGGACGGCCATTTCAACAAGGGCAAGCTGTTGCCGGGCAGCAACCTGGAACACGCCTACACGCCCAGCTTCAACCTGATGGAGCTGGAGAGCCTGATCCTGGAAAAGAGCGAACTGGGCGAGATCTCCGATTCGATCAAGGATTGCCTGCGCTGCGGCAAGTGCAAGCCGGTCTGCACCACGCACGTGCCGCGTGCCAACCTGCTCTATTCGCCGCGCAACAAGATCCTCGCCACTTCATTGCTGATCGAGGCGTTCCTGTACGAAGAGCAGACCCGGCGCGGCGTTTCCATCGCGCACTTCGACGAGTTCAACGATGTGGCCGATCACTGCACCGTGTGTCACAAGTGTCTCAAGCCTTGCCCGGTGGACATCGATTTCGGCGATGTGTCAGTGGCGATGCGCAACTTCCTGCGCAAACAGGGACAGAAGAAATTCAGTCCGGTCACCGCAACATCGATGCTGTACCTGAACAGCACCGACCCGGTCACCATCAAGCTGCTGCGCAAGGTGATGATCGAGTGGTCCTACAAGGCGCAACGCTTCGGCTACCGTATCGCCAAGCATCTGGGATTGTTCCGCCAGCAGGTGGCACATCCGCCTGCCAGCGTGGGCAAGCCGCCGATCCAGGCCAAGGTGATCCACTTCATCAACAAGCCGATGCCGGGTGGTTTGCCGAAGAAGACCTCGCGCGCCCTGCTCGACATCGAGGACAACACCATCGTGCCGGTGATCCGCAACCCGCATAAAGTGAACGAGGAATCCGAGGCGGTGTTCTATTTCCCCGGCTGCGGCTCGGAGCGCCTGTTCGGCCAGGTAGGTCTGGCGACGCAGGCGATGCTGTACGAGATCGGTGCGATCACCGTACTGCCGCCGGGATACCTGTGCTGCGGCTATCCGCAGACCGCGGCGGGTTTCGAAGACAAGGGCAGCCAGATCACCACCGACAACCGCGTGCTGTTCCACCGCGTGGCAAACACGCTGAACTATCTCGACATCAAGACCGTGATCGTATCCTGCGGCACCTGCATGGACCAGTTGCTGAAATACCAGTTCGAGAAGATCTTCCCCGGCTGCCGCCTGCTCGACATCCACGAATACCTGCTGGAGAAGGGCGTCAAATTGCAGGGAGTGCAGGGTACCCGCTACATGTATCACGACCCGTGCCACTCGCCGATGAAAACATACCAGCCGCTGAAGGTGGTGAACGAGTTGATGGCCATGCCTGTCGCACTGAACGACCGCTGCTGCGGTGAGGCGGGCACTTTCGGCCTGAGCGTGCCGCAGATCGCCACCCAGGTCCGCTTCCGCAAGGAAGAGGAGGTGCGCAAAGGCGCGGATGCCTTGCGCGCCGACGGCTTCCAGGGCGAGGTGAAGATACTCACCTCCTGCCCCGCCTGCCAGCAGGGCCTGAGCCGTTATACCGACGATGCCGGCACGACCACCGATTACATCGTGGTGGAGATGGCGAAACACCTGTTGGGATCGTCCTGGCTTGAAGACTATGTGGCAAAAGCCAACGATGGCGGTATCGAGCGCGTGCTGTTATAG
- the thpR gene encoding RNA 2',3'-cyclic phosphodiesterase, with the protein MESKEKETVLRLFFALWPNTVERTALAAWQPPLRESCGGRAMLPDTLHTTLVFVGNVAEHRLETLRLAAQEVSGRGFGLDLTEAHYWGHNHIVYAAPQTVPVQLADLVIDLEHSLRKHRFHFEQRPYKPHVTLLRNAQWSEASLPAMRTVRWRIEDFVLVHSLSDEQGARYEVLARFPLQGGD; encoded by the coding sequence ATGGAAAGCAAGGAAAAAGAAACGGTCCTGCGGCTGTTCTTTGCGCTCTGGCCGAACACGGTCGAACGTACCGCTTTGGCCGCGTGGCAGCCGCCGTTGCGCGAATCGTGCGGGGGGCGGGCGATGCTGCCCGACACCTTGCACACGACGCTGGTATTCGTCGGCAATGTGGCCGAACACCGACTGGAAACGTTGCGGTTGGCAGCACAGGAGGTGAGCGGCCGGGGATTCGGACTGGACCTGACGGAGGCGCATTACTGGGGGCATAACCATATCGTCTATGCGGCTCCGCAGACGGTCCCGGTACAGCTGGCCGATCTGGTCATCGACCTTGAGCACAGCCTTCGCAAACATCGTTTTCATTTCGAGCAACGCCCGTACAAACCGCATGTCACCTTGCTGCGCAACGCGCAATGGAGCGAGGCGAGCCTGCCAGCCATGCGCACGGTACGCTGGCGAATCGAGGACTTCGTGCTGGTGCACTCGCTGAGTGACGAGCAGGGGGCACGCTACGAGGTGCTGGCACGGTTTCCTTTGCAGGGTGGCGACTGA
- a CDS encoding pyrimidine dimer DNA glycosylase/endonuclease V, with the protein MRIWSVHPRYLDAKGLVALWREALLAQKVLSGETRGYRHHPQLKRFRKHEQPLEAIAAYLHEVQREAERRGYNFDATKILRQGTAVRIPVTDGQIAYELSHLRAKLEVRDRAALERLPNGEPPSIHPLFKVISGDVEDWEVV; encoded by the coding sequence ATGCGGATCTGGTCTGTGCACCCCCGCTACCTGGATGCCAAAGGACTGGTGGCGCTGTGGCGCGAGGCGTTGCTGGCACAAAAGGTCCTGTCCGGCGAGACCAGGGGCTATCGCCACCACCCGCAGCTAAAGCGCTTCAGGAAACATGAACAGCCGCTGGAGGCCATCGCTGCCTACCTGCATGAAGTGCAGCGCGAAGCCGAACGCCGCGGCTACAACTTCGATGCAACAAAGATACTGCGGCAGGGTACCGCCGTCCGGATACCGGTCACCGACGGACAGATAGCCTACGAACTGTCCCATCTCCGGGCAAAGCTGGAGGTGCGCGACAGGGCGGCCCTTGAAAGACTGCCCAATGGCGAGCCGCCATCCATTCATCCGTTGTTCAAGGTGATCAGCGGCGATGTGGAGGATTGGGAAGTGGTTTGA
- a CDS encoding tRNA threonylcarbamoyladenosine dehydratase, with protein MRAMQNTTPPQFTRTHILLGDAGIAKLRGKHVFVAGMGGVGSYCTEALARAGIGRLTLLDHDVVVESNINRQLPALLSTVGQSKAELMHARIADINPECQVTLLRTFLSTENVNELVPPDCDYVIDCIDSLACKEALVAESFKRGLKVASSMGAGNRLDPTHIKVADISKTEMCPLAKQMRHRLRRHHGIRKGVLTVFSDEHPSAPLPPEPTSRGRPRAVNGTISYMPPLFGFMLAGAVLKRLLEE; from the coding sequence ATGCGCGCCATGCAAAACACCACTCCCCCCCAATTCACCCGCACCCACATCCTGCTCGGTGACGCAGGCATCGCAAAACTGCGCGGCAAGCACGTCTTCGTCGCCGGCATGGGCGGCGTCGGCTCCTACTGTACCGAGGCGCTGGCGCGCGCCGGGATCGGCAGGCTGACGCTGCTCGACCACGACGTGGTGGTCGAGAGCAACATCAACCGCCAGCTGCCGGCGCTGCTTTCCACGGTCGGCCAGTCCAAGGCCGAGCTGATGCACGCGCGCATCGCCGACATCAACCCGGAATGCCAGGTCACGCTGCTGCGCACTTTCCTCAGCACCGAGAACGTGAACGAACTGGTGCCCCCCGATTGCGACTACGTGATCGACTGCATCGACTCGCTGGCGTGCAAGGAGGCGCTGGTGGCGGAAAGCTTCAAGCGCGGACTGAAGGTCGCTTCCAGCATGGGGGCGGGCAACCGTCTCGACCCGACGCATATCAAGGTGGCGGACATCAGCAAGACCGAGATGTGCCCGCTGGCCAAACAGATGCGCCACCGGCTGCGCAGGCACCACGGCATACGCAAGGGCGTATTGACGGTGTTCTCGGACGAGCATCCGAGCGCACCGTTGCCGCCGGAACCGACCAGCCGCGGGCGTCCGCGCGCGGTGAACGGCACCATCAGCTACATGCCGCCGCTGTTCGGCTTCATGCTGGCGGGGGCAGTGCTCAAGCGGCTGCTGGAAGAATGA
- a CDS encoding TatD family hydrolase, with protein MFVDTHCHLDAAEFGGTQTEVVRNAAAVGVNRLIIPSVACSNFETVRELCEQYPNCAPAYGIHPMYTDNAIPRDLEVLRDHLKQHSAIAVGEIGLDFFIPHYDQVRQEHFLVEQLKLARDFDLPVLLHIRRAQDTILKHLRQIRVRGGIAHAFNGSHQQADEFIKLGFKLGFGGAMTYSRATKLRELAATLPLDSIVLETDAPDIPPDFLERGLPNEPKYLPRIAQTLAELRGMSLEETARATTENSLAVLPALIPTHLGHLEKP; from the coding sequence GTGTTCGTCGATACACACTGCCATTTGGACGCTGCCGAATTCGGCGGCACGCAAACCGAAGTCGTGCGCAATGCCGCTGCCGTTGGCGTGAACCGCCTCATCATCCCCTCGGTAGCCTGCAGCAACTTCGAGACGGTGCGCGAGCTGTGCGAGCAATACCCGAATTGCGCCCCCGCTTACGGTATCCACCCCATGTACACGGACAACGCAATCCCGAGAGATTTGGAAGTATTGCGCGACCACCTTAAACAACATTCCGCCATCGCCGTTGGGGAGATCGGACTGGATTTCTTCATCCCGCACTACGACCAGGTGCGGCAGGAACATTTCCTCGTCGAGCAATTGAAGCTGGCGCGCGATTTCGATCTGCCCGTGCTGCTGCATATCCGCCGCGCACAGGACACCATTCTCAAGCACCTGCGCCAGATCAGGGTGCGCGGCGGCATCGCCCATGCCTTCAACGGCAGCCACCAGCAGGCGGATGAATTCATCAAGCTCGGTTTCAAGCTGGGTTTCGGCGGTGCGATGACCTATTCCCGCGCCACCAAACTGCGCGAGCTCGCCGCCACCCTGCCGCTGGACAGCATCGTGCTGGAGACCGATGCGCCTGATATCCCGCCGGACTTTCTCGAACGCGGACTGCCGAACGAGCCGAAATACCTGCCGCGCATCGCGCAGACGCTGGCCGAGTTGCGCGGCATGTCGCTGGAGGAGACTGCGCGGGCGACGACGGAGAATTCGCTGGCCGTGCTGCCTGCATTAATCCCAACGCATTTAGGGCACCTCGAAAAACCGTAG
- a CDS encoding zinc-dependent alcohol dehydrogenase family protein: MKAILATAPGSTDVLQLRDIPKPELPSAHHLLVKLAAAGVNPVDTKLRAKPVYFPDKLPAILGCDGAGTVEAVGSAVTRFKVGDQVFFCNGGIGDEPGNYAEYTTLHEDYCAKKPVKSGLQDSAALPLVFITAWESLVERVGLQAGQTVLIHAGAGGVGHVAVQLARHLGARVAVTVSDDHKAALARGYGAEKTINYKTQDFVQETLSWTNGQGADVVFDTVGGETFLRSLPAARVYGKVVSLLSTPLSLADTQLARVRNLSLCYDLMLAPQAMGLHDDRIRQRKILEQAAALVDAGKLTVHVSHRLPMEQAAEAHRMLEAGGTVGKIVLTMG, encoded by the coding sequence ATGAAAGCCATCCTCGCCACCGCCCCCGGAAGCACCGACGTCCTGCAACTGCGCGACATCCCCAAACCCGAACTACCCTCAGCGCATCACCTGCTGGTGAAGCTGGCCGCCGCCGGCGTGAACCCGGTGGACACCAAGTTGCGCGCGAAGCCGGTGTATTTCCCCGACAAGCTGCCCGCCATCCTCGGCTGCGACGGAGCCGGCACCGTGGAAGCGGTTGGCAGCGCGGTGACGCGCTTCAAGGTCGGCGACCAGGTGTTCTTCTGTAACGGCGGCATCGGCGACGAGCCCGGCAACTACGCCGAATACACCACGCTGCACGAGGACTACTGCGCGAAGAAGCCCGTCAAATCCGGCTTGCAGGACAGTGCCGCACTGCCGCTGGTGTTCATCACCGCATGGGAATCGCTGGTCGAGCGTGTCGGCCTGCAAGCCGGGCAGACCGTGCTCATCCATGCCGGTGCCGGTGGCGTCGGCCATGTCGCGGTGCAACTGGCTCGCCACCTGGGTGCGCGCGTCGCCGTGACGGTGAGTGACGATCACAAGGCCGCACTTGCCCGCGGCTACGGCGCGGAAAAGACCATCAACTACAAGACGCAGGATTTTGTGCAGGAGACATTGAGCTGGACCAATGGGCAGGGTGCCGACGTGGTGTTCGACACGGTTGGCGGCGAGACTTTCCTGCGTTCGCTGCCCGCGGCCCGGGTGTACGGCAAGGTGGTGAGCCTGCTCTCCACGCCACTTTCGCTGGCGGACACGCAACTGGCGCGGGTGCGCAACCTGTCGCTGTGCTACGACCTCATGCTCGCGCCCCAGGCGATGGGCCTGCATGACGACCGCATCCGCCAGCGCAAGATACTGGAACAGGCCGCAGCGCTGGTGGATGCCGGCAAACTGACGGTGCACGTCTCGCACAGGCTGCCAATGGAACAGGCAGCCGAGGCGCACCGCATGCTTGAAGCGGGCGGCACGGTCGGCAAGATCGTGCTGACGATGGGCTAA
- the aroC gene encoding chorismate synthase, with product MSGNTFGTLFTVTSFGESHGAAIGCIVDGCPPGMELSAAYIQTDLDRRKPGTSRHVTQRRESDTVEILSGVFEGKTTGTPIALLIRNEDQRSKDYGSIAETFRPGHADYTYWQKYGIRDYRGGGRASARETAARVAAGAIAKKWLHETYGVSVRGYLMQLGEIEIPFKTWADVHEEGNSFFVADATYVAQLEDYMDALRKSGDSIGAKLAVVAHNVPVGWGEPVFDRLDADIAHALMGINAVKGVEIGAGFNCVTQRGSEHGDELTPNGFASNNAGGILGGISTGQDIVAHYAIKPTSSIRIERNSINKAGEVVKVSTEGRHDPCVGIRATPIAEAMLALVLIDHALRNRAQNGDVVCETPKLR from the coding sequence ATGTCTGGAAACACATTCGGCACCCTCTTCACGGTCACATCCTTCGGCGAATCGCACGGCGCGGCCATCGGCTGCATCGTCGACGGTTGCCCGCCGGGAATGGAACTGAGCGCCGCCTACATCCAGACTGACCTCGACCGGCGCAAGCCCGGCACCTCGCGCCATGTCACCCAGCGCCGCGAATCGGACACGGTGGAGATCCTTTCCGGCGTGTTCGAAGGCAAGACCACCGGCACGCCCATCGCGCTGCTGATCCGCAACGAAGACCAGCGCAGCAAGGACTATGGCAGCATCGCCGAGACCTTCCGCCCCGGCCACGCCGATTACACCTACTGGCAGAAATACGGCATCCGCGACTATCGCGGCGGCGGCCGTGCCTCGGCGCGGGAGACGGCGGCACGCGTGGCGGCGGGCGCCATCGCCAAGAAATGGCTGCATGAGACCTACGGCGTCTCCGTGCGCGGCTACCTCATGCAGCTCGGCGAGATCGAGATCCCGTTCAAGACCTGGGCCGATGTGCACGAGGAAGGCAACAGTTTCTTCGTCGCCGATGCGACCTACGTCGCGCAACTGGAAGACTACATGGACGCCCTGCGCAAGTCCGGCGACTCCATCGGCGCCAAGCTCGCCGTGGTGGCGCACAACGTGCCGGTGGGCTGGGGCGAGCCGGTGTTCGACCGGCTCGATGCCGACATCGCCCATGCGCTGATGGGCATCAATGCGGTGAAAGGCGTGGAGATCGGCGCGGGCTTCAATTGTGTGACCCAGCGCGGCAGCGAACACGGCGACGAACTCACACCCAATGGATTCGCTTCGAACAATGCCGGCGGCATCCTCGGCGGCATCTCCACCGGGCAGGATATCGTCGCGCACTATGCGATCAAGCCGACTTCCAGCATTCGCATCGAACGCAACTCGATCAACAAGGCGGGGGAGGTGGTGAAGGTTTCCACCGAGGGGCGGCATGATCCTTGTGTGGGGATTCGGGCTACGCCGATTGCGGAGGCGATGTTGGCGCTGGTGTTGATTGATCATGCTCTGCGCAATCGGGCGCAGAATGGGGATGTGGTTTGTGAGACGCCGAAGTTGCGTTAA
- a CDS encoding ArnT family glycosyltransferase, with amino-acid sequence MNITHQAKWLILITLLINAAAMLSPIINGGDSITYAALSQHIALNNDWANLVLDGNDWLDKPHMPFWITALFFKLGGVSAFTYILPGFLFHLVGAYYTWRIARLFYGRETAWLSVLVYVSVYHLMDSSIEVKAETYLTGFIMGACYYWLRYDAQAKLKYLLLGALFSACAVMTKGVFTLITITSGLVCMWMYRRQWHKLWSGKWLLALALSLLFTAPEVIALYRQFDLHPEKVVFGQTHVSGIKFFLWDSQFGRFFNTGPIKNTNGNPFYFVLVFLWAFLPWVAVFVAAMVAGARQFFAPDAEGRARFVFLCGAFFVTFLLFSATSFQLDHYTVILFPFAAILCGKFLRDWLARQGDSRVLFIVQLAVAVLLAGLAVGLSVYVANRIVMTVVLGMFVVLLAYGYVMRRQLRAGAVLAYPVFGIAMVYTFLVLTNALTFTACSVAHNAAVQLAGKPDAPVYVYQMDIVARELGLYDSSPCYAVDDPGQLPKTGRFYFLVRQSQLEQLRAHLGRFEQMGQGEWVVHKTGTFPRFLRLAKGTEPLEDIRILQVEGVK; translated from the coding sequence ATGAACATCACCCACCAAGCCAAATGGCTAATCTTAATTACCCTGCTGATCAACGCAGCCGCCATGCTCTCCCCCATCATCAACGGCGGCGATTCCATCACCTACGCGGCCTTGTCCCAGCACATCGCGCTCAACAACGACTGGGCCAACCTGGTGCTGGACGGCAACGACTGGCTGGACAAGCCGCACATGCCGTTCTGGATCACGGCGCTGTTCTTCAAGCTCGGCGGTGTGAGCGCGTTCACCTACATCCTACCGGGTTTCCTGTTCCACCTGGTCGGCGCTTACTACACCTGGCGCATCGCGCGCCTGTTCTACGGCCGCGAAACGGCATGGCTGTCGGTGCTGGTGTATGTGTCGGTGTATCACCTGATGGATTCTTCCATCGAGGTGAAGGCGGAGACCTACCTCACCGGTTTTATCATGGGTGCATGCTATTACTGGCTGCGCTATGACGCGCAAGCCAAATTGAAATACCTGCTGCTGGGCGCGCTGTTCAGCGCCTGCGCGGTGATGACCAAGGGCGTGTTCACGCTGATCACCATCACCAGCGGGCTGGTGTGCATGTGGATGTACCGCAGGCAGTGGCACAAGCTGTGGAGCGGGAAATGGCTGCTGGCGCTCGCGCTGTCGCTGCTGTTCACCGCGCCGGAAGTGATCGCGCTGTACCGGCAATTCGATCTGCATCCGGAGAAGGTGGTGTTCGGCCAGACGCATGTCTCCGGCATCAAGTTCTTCCTGTGGGACAGCCAGTTCGGGCGTTTCTTCAATACAGGGCCGATCAAGAACACCAACGGCAACCCGTTCTATTTCGTGCTGGTGTTCCTGTGGGCGTTCCTGCCGTGGGTGGCGGTGTTCGTGGCGGCAATGGTTGCCGGCGCGCGCCAGTTCTTCGCGCCCGATGCCGAAGGGCGCGCGCGTTTTGTGTTCCTGTGCGGAGCGTTCTTCGTCACCTTCCTGCTGTTCAGTGCCACCAGTTTCCAGCTCGACCACTACACGGTGATCCTGTTTCCGTTCGCCGCCATCCTGTGCGGCAAGTTCCTGCGTGACTGGCTGGCACGGCAGGGTGATAGCCGTGTACTTTTCATTGTGCAGTTGGCAGTTGCGGTCTTGCTGGCCGGGCTTGCCGTAGGATTGAGCGTGTATGTCGCCAACCGCATCGTGATGACCGTGGTGCTGGGGATGTTCGTTGTCTTGCTGGCATATGGCTATGTCATGCGCAGGCAGCTGCGTGCTGGTGCGGTGCTGGCCTATCCGGTGTTCGGCATCGCGATGGTGTATACCTTCCTGGTGCTGACCAATGCGCTGACCTTTACTGCCTGCAGCGTTGCGCACAATGCGGCGGTGCAGCTGGCAGGCAAGCCGGATGCGCCGGTGTATGTGTATCAGATGGATATCGTGGCGCGCGAATTGGGGTTGTACGACAGCTCACCGTGTTATGCGGTCGACGACCCGGGGCAATTGCCCAAGACCGGGCGCTTTTATTTCCTGGTCAGGCAGTCACAGCTCGAACAGCTGAGAGCACATCTGGGGCGGTTTGAACAGATGGGGCAGGGCGAATGGGTGGTGCACAAGACTGGCACTTTCCCGCGCTTCCTGCGTCTGGCGAAAGGCACGGAGCCGCTGGAGGACATCCGCATCCTTCAGGTCGAAGGCGTGAAGTGA